A genomic segment from Streptomyces sp. NBC_00459 encodes:
- a CDS encoding GNAT family N-acetyltransferase: MDHVGVLALYDRDMREGAQPDGPGARIERVGGVVRQVADAQGWNGVVWSDLDAVRADEAIAEQIRYYGDLRQTFEWKLYGHDLPIDLGQRLRTAGFTPEPEETLMIGEVSGLTFDTDPPEGIRLVPVTDQAGVDLVADVHEKAFGTDSSRLRRQLLARLTDDPDSVTAVVALAGEEPVSAARMELVPGTRFAGLWGGGTVEGWRGRGIYRSLVAHRARDAVKRGYRYLQVDASHQSRPVLERLGFEPLTTTTPYVYEYES, translated from the coding sequence ATGGATCATGTAGGAGTGCTCGCCCTTTACGACCGGGACATGCGCGAAGGAGCCCAGCCTGACGGGCCAGGCGCCCGGATCGAACGGGTGGGAGGGGTGGTGCGCCAGGTCGCCGACGCCCAGGGGTGGAACGGCGTCGTCTGGTCCGACCTCGACGCCGTGCGCGCCGACGAGGCGATCGCCGAGCAGATCCGCTACTACGGCGACCTCAGGCAGACATTCGAATGGAAGCTCTACGGCCACGACCTCCCCATCGACCTGGGGCAACGGCTGCGGACGGCGGGATTCACGCCCGAACCGGAGGAGACGCTGATGATCGGTGAGGTCTCCGGTCTGACCTTCGACACCGATCCGCCCGAGGGCATCCGCCTCGTTCCCGTGACCGACCAGGCCGGCGTCGACCTCGTGGCGGACGTGCACGAGAAGGCCTTCGGTACCGACAGCTCCCGGCTGCGGCGCCAGCTGCTCGCCCGGCTCACCGACGACCCGGACTCGGTCACCGCCGTCGTGGCGCTGGCCGGCGAGGAGCCGGTGAGCGCGGCTCGCATGGAACTCGTACCCGGTACCCGGTTCGCCGGGCTGTGGGGCGGCGGCACCGTCGAGGGCTGGCGGGGCCGGGGCATCTACCGGTCCCTGGTCGCCCACCGTGCCCGCGACGCCGTGAAGCGCGGCTACCGCTACCTCCAGGTCGACGCCTCCCACCAGAGCAGGCCCGTCCTGGAACGCCTCGGCTTCGAACCGCTCACCACCACGACTCCGTACGTGTACGAGTACGAGTCCTGA
- a CDS encoding nucleoside deaminase yields MVKDDELPHLRRCVELAAEALAAGDEPFGSVLVGGEGAVLAEDHNRVASGDRTRHPEFELARWSAAHLTPEQRAAATVYTSGEHCPMCAAAHAWVGLGRIVYVASSEQLAIWLGELGVPAPPVRTLPVNEIAPGVTVEGPVPELSAQVRDLHRRFHTAAPRQG; encoded by the coding sequence ATGGTGAAGGACGACGAACTGCCCCACCTGCGCCGCTGCGTGGAACTGGCCGCCGAGGCGCTCGCGGCCGGGGACGAGCCGTTCGGATCCGTGCTGGTGGGCGGGGAGGGCGCGGTGCTGGCGGAGGACCACAACCGGGTGGCCTCCGGTGACCGCACACGCCACCCGGAGTTCGAGCTGGCCCGCTGGTCCGCCGCCCATCTGACACCGGAGCAGCGCGCGGCAGCCACCGTCTACACCTCCGGCGAGCACTGCCCGATGTGCGCCGCCGCGCACGCCTGGGTGGGCCTCGGACGGATCGTGTATGTGGCCTCGTCCGAGCAACTGGCCATCTGGCTGGGCGAGTTGGGTGTCCCCGCACCCCCGGTCCGGACACTGCCGGTCAACGAGATCGCGCCCGGCGTGACCGTAGAGGGACCGGTGCCGGAACTGTCCGCCCAAGTACGCGACCTGCACCGCCGGTTCCACACCGCCGCACCCCGACAGGGCTGA
- a CDS encoding GNAT family N-acetyltransferase: MTSSAGPLLPAHEDLVVTRARPDDWPVVTGWAADEGWNPGLSDTAGFFAQDPQGFFIGRVGGEPVSAVSVVNYGDAYAFLGFYLVRPDLRGRGYGIFTWKTALAHAGGRTVGLDGVVAQQDNYRRSGFEPAHRTVRFTGTAPAADTPARVRPVRREDLAAITAYDALCNPADRPRFLEYWLTAPGHRALVRESAGGHGPAGRAVTGYGVVRPGRDASRIGPLFADTADDARALFAALTADVAGTEVAIDIPEPNAAAVAMVEEVGFTPSFETARMYTGPVREFAQERIFGVTTLELG, translated from the coding sequence ATGACCTCTTCCGCCGGCCCCCTCCTCCCGGCTCACGAAGACCTTGTCGTCACCCGGGCCAGGCCCGATGACTGGCCGGTGGTCACCGGATGGGCGGCCGACGAGGGCTGGAACCCTGGGCTGTCGGACACCGCCGGCTTCTTCGCCCAGGACCCCCAGGGCTTCTTCATCGGCAGGGTCGGCGGGGAGCCGGTCTCGGCGGTCTCGGTCGTCAACTACGGTGACGCTTACGCCTTTCTGGGTTTCTATCTCGTCCGTCCCGATCTGCGCGGGCGCGGCTACGGGATCTTCACCTGGAAGACCGCGCTGGCCCACGCCGGAGGTCGTACCGTCGGCCTCGACGGAGTCGTCGCCCAGCAGGACAACTACCGCCGCTCAGGCTTCGAGCCCGCCCACCGAACCGTCCGGTTCACCGGAACCGCTCCCGCCGCCGACACCCCAGCCCGGGTGCGTCCCGTACGGCGGGAGGACCTGGCGGCGATCACGGCGTACGACGCGCTCTGCAACCCGGCCGACCGGCCCCGCTTCCTGGAGTACTGGCTGACGGCTCCCGGTCATCGGGCCCTGGTGCGGGAAAGTGCCGGTGGGCACGGACCCGCCGGCCGTGCCGTCACCGGTTACGGGGTCGTCCGCCCCGGCCGGGACGCGTCGCGGATCGGCCCGCTGTTCGCCGACACCGCCGACGACGCTCGCGCACTGTTCGCCGCGCTGACGGCCGACGTGGCCGGGACGGAGGTCGCGATCGACATCCCCGAGCCGAACGCGGCTGCCGTCGCGATGGTGGAGGAGGTGGGCTTCACGCCGTCCTTCGAGACGGCACGCATGTACACGGGCCCCGTGCGGGAGTTCGCGCAGGAGCGGATCTTCGGGGTGACCACGCTCGAACTCGGGTAG
- a CDS encoding alpha/beta hydrolase, with product MRSAHRRRALASAATLALLGTGAPTVATADDDPGLSRFYHQKIKWSACADETAMDDVPTDDLQCGKVTVPLDYAEPGGDTLDLAMARYRATGGSRGSVLLNFGGPGGAGVSQLAYEGKDFMGLTNGYDVVTFDPRGVGRSSPVSCGEGTDTDAEVTGGETGADPRAVLRQLRRAAQACVRHSGPVLRHIGTVDVSRDLDVMRQALGDKKLNYLGFSYGTRLGAVYAAQFPKKVGRFVLDGVDTLTESLAEQGLAGAAGQQTALDGFLSWCVADIACPFGQDARIARRRVVDLVASLDQDPVPTGYGDRFSGQDLVGAIGQGLYSKRMWSPLERALAALVEDGDARGVMAFGGSGTAVPALPRRSLVPRSSPSPDSDGHLVDEVEVPIDNLPAALMAVNCADDPDRPTAARITKDFAALRAAYEKASPVFGHYRLTEVLTCYGRPRGTDFIRTRVRDVDTPKMLLVGTRGDPATPYRWTTETAERLGSSAVVLDNKGEGHTGYASSKCVHRTVDAFLLYGSLPPDGSSCAADDAG from the coding sequence ATGCGGTCCGCGCACCGACGCCGGGCGCTCGCCTCGGCCGCGACCCTCGCCCTGCTGGGGACGGGTGCGCCGACGGTGGCCACGGCGGACGACGACCCCGGCCTGTCCCGCTTCTACCACCAGAAGATCAAGTGGTCGGCCTGCGCCGACGAGACGGCGATGGACGACGTGCCTACGGACGACCTCCAGTGCGGCAAGGTCACCGTCCCGCTCGACTACGCCGAACCCGGCGGCGACACACTCGACCTGGCGATGGCCCGCTACCGGGCGACGGGTGGGTCCCGGGGTTCCGTGCTGCTGAACTTCGGCGGGCCCGGCGGCGCGGGCGTCAGTCAACTCGCCTACGAAGGCAAGGACTTCATGGGTCTGACGAACGGCTACGACGTCGTCACCTTCGACCCGCGCGGCGTGGGCAGATCCTCTCCCGTCAGCTGTGGCGAAGGCACGGACACGGACGCCGAGGTGACCGGCGGCGAGACCGGGGCCGATCCGCGTGCCGTCCTCCGGCAACTGCGCAGGGCCGCCCAGGCCTGTGTACGGCACTCCGGGCCCGTTCTGCGCCACATCGGCACCGTCGACGTCTCCCGCGACCTCGACGTGATGCGTCAGGCCCTCGGCGACAAGAAGCTCAACTACCTCGGATTCTCCTACGGGACCCGTCTCGGCGCGGTCTACGCCGCCCAGTTCCCCAAGAAGGTGGGCCGGTTCGTCCTCGACGGCGTCGACACCCTCACCGAATCGCTCGCCGAGCAGGGTCTCGCGGGCGCTGCCGGGCAGCAGACCGCCCTGGATGGCTTCCTCAGCTGGTGCGTTGCGGACATCGCCTGCCCGTTCGGGCAGGACGCCCGCATCGCCCGCCGACGGGTCGTCGACCTGGTCGCCTCACTCGACCAGGACCCGGTGCCGACCGGCTACGGCGACCGCTTCTCCGGCCAGGACCTGGTGGGCGCCATCGGCCAGGGGCTCTACAGCAAGCGGATGTGGTCGCCCCTGGAGCGGGCTCTCGCCGCGCTGGTCGAGGACGGGGACGCGCGAGGAGTCATGGCGTTCGGCGGCTCGGGCACCGCCGTCCCCGCCCTGCCGAGGCGGAGCCTCGTACCGCGGAGCAGCCCGTCCCCGGACTCCGACGGCCACCTCGTCGACGAGGTGGAGGTGCCCATCGACAACCTCCCCGCCGCGCTGATGGCGGTCAACTGCGCGGACGACCCCGACCGGCCCACCGCGGCCCGGATCACCAAGGATTTCGCCGCCCTGCGGGCCGCGTACGAGAAGGCCTCCCCGGTGTTCGGCCACTACCGCCTCACCGAGGTCCTGACGTGTTACGGCCGCCCGAGGGGCACGGACTTCATCCGTACGCGGGTACGGGACGTCGACACGCCGAAGATGCTTCTGGTGGGCACGCGCGGCGACCCGGCCACGCCGTACCGCTGGACCACGGAGACGGCCGAGCGGCTGGGCTCGTCGGCCGTCGTCCTCGACAACAAGGGCGAGGGCCACACCGGGTACGCGTCCTCGAAGTGCGTGCACCGGACGGTCGACGCGTTCCTGCTGTACGGCTCCCTCCCGCCCGACGGCAGTTCCTGCGCCGCGGACGACGCGGGCTGA
- a CDS encoding SsgA family sporulation/cell division regulator: MDVTLEQPARARLITSEEQELPVHATLRYVSTDPLAVHIDFPAEVALDGEEVSWTFARSLLEEGVRRPAGGGDVHIWPCSAAHTVLELHSPHGLALLQFGTPALRRFLLRTFAVVAAGREDLGDAVDRGLSDLLGAPSAGSEGREQ, translated from the coding sequence ATGGATGTCACCCTCGAACAGCCCGCGCGTGCACGCCTGATCACCTCGGAGGAGCAGGAGCTCCCCGTCCACGCCACGCTCCGCTACGTCTCGACGGATCCGCTGGCCGTGCACATCGATTTCCCGGCCGAGGTCGCCCTGGACGGCGAGGAGGTGAGCTGGACCTTCGCCCGGAGCCTGCTGGAGGAAGGAGTACGGCGGCCCGCCGGGGGCGGCGACGTCCACATCTGGCCGTGCAGCGCCGCACACACGGTCCTGGAACTCCACTCGCCGCACGGCCTGGCCCTGCTCCAGTTCGGCACACCGGCCCTGCGACGCTTCCTGCTCCGTACGTTCGCCGTCGTGGCGGCCGGGAGAGAGGACCTCGGCGACGCCGTCGACCGAGGCTTGTCGGACCTCCTCGGCGCGCCTTCGGCGGGCAGCGAGGGAAGGGAGCAGTGA
- a CDS encoding PP2C family protein-serine/threonine phosphatase — translation MPPHLSADRPAAQPPSRGSVEALITQTRQLKGDVDAVRRDTPADGSDPQGRWQRALYDLALHQLSDLDEHLAQLRDGPQRLPEAPLAAEAVPAVRAVPTAPRRDSLLSRVGSAEWNLLNDEASWSGELYQILGRDPAADPLTLDELPSLVLDEDRPRLTAMVTDCLIDAKPIDGEFRIVRPDGGVRTVHMMGEPVLDADGSTASMWAVLRDVSELRRSQRTVGETHDSLQRHRHHAQSERRLAVELQEAVLPPWRGSLRLPHQGPQALDLAAHYLPSSTSALIGGDWYDALELSDGDTLLSVGDLTGHGVTVTSGMAMLLGALRGMAVAGTQPGQLMTWLNQLLDASVQPALGSAVCCRYRPESRTLTWAQAGHPAPLLFRDGTGRTLNPPDGVLLGATSGAVYGQAEETLAPGDVLLLHTDGLVPGGREGTTAAHRLLELAPRFDEARTAQECVRAVVEEFGETEREDDACVMIARVAP, via the coding sequence ATGCCGCCCCATCTCTCCGCGGACCGTCCAGCCGCCCAGCCGCCCTCGCGCGGCTCGGTCGAGGCGCTCATCACGCAGACCCGACAGCTCAAAGGTGACGTGGACGCCGTACGACGGGACACACCCGCCGACGGATCGGACCCGCAGGGCCGCTGGCAGCGCGCTCTGTACGACCTGGCGCTGCATCAGCTCAGCGACCTCGACGAACACCTGGCCCAGCTGCGGGACGGGCCGCAGCGTCTTCCCGAGGCGCCCCTCGCCGCCGAGGCGGTCCCCGCCGTCCGAGCCGTGCCGACGGCTCCCCGGCGCGACTCGCTCCTCAGCCGGGTCGGCAGCGCGGAGTGGAATCTCCTCAACGACGAGGCAAGCTGGTCCGGCGAGCTGTACCAGATCCTCGGCCGGGACCCCGCCGCGGACCCGCTCACCCTCGACGAACTGCCCTCCCTGGTGCTCGACGAGGACCGGCCGAGGCTCACCGCGATGGTCACGGACTGCCTCATCGACGCCAAGCCCATCGACGGTGAGTTCCGCATCGTGCGGCCCGACGGCGGTGTCCGGACCGTGCACATGATGGGCGAGCCCGTGCTCGACGCCGACGGCAGCACCGCCTCGATGTGGGCCGTGCTGCGGGACGTCAGCGAACTGCGCCGCAGCCAGCGGACGGTGGGCGAGACCCATGACTCGTTGCAGCGTCACCGGCACCACGCCCAGTCCGAGCGTCGGCTCGCGGTCGAGCTGCAGGAGGCCGTGCTGCCGCCATGGCGTGGCTCCCTGCGACTCCCGCACCAGGGACCGCAGGCTCTGGACCTGGCCGCCCACTACCTCCCCTCCTCGACGAGCGCGCTGATCGGCGGCGACTGGTACGACGCGCTCGAACTGTCCGACGGCGACACCTTGTTGAGCGTCGGAGACCTCACCGGCCACGGGGTGACCGTGACCTCGGGCATGGCGATGCTGCTGGGGGCGCTGCGCGGCATGGCCGTCGCCGGCACCCAGCCGGGGCAACTCATGACCTGGCTCAACCAGTTACTCGACGCGTCCGTCCAGCCGGCCCTGGGCAGCGCGGTCTGCTGCCGCTACCGGCCCGAGTCCCGAACCCTCACCTGGGCCCAGGCGGGCCACCCCGCCCCGCTGCTGTTCCGCGACGGGACGGGGCGCACGCTGAACCCACCGGACGGCGTCCTGCTCGGCGCCACCTCGGGCGCCGTCTACGGGCAGGCCGAAGAGACCCTCGCACCCGGCGATGTGCTCCTCCTGCACACCGACGGACTGGTGCCCGGCGGCCGGGAAGGCACCACCGCCGCGCACCGCCTGCTCGAACTGGCCCCGCGCTTCGACGAGGCGCGGACCGCGCAGGAGTGCGTACGGGCGGTGGTGGAGGAGTTCGGCGAGACCGAGCGCGAGGACGACGCCTGCGTGATGATCGCCAGGGTGGCCCCGTAA
- a CDS encoding DNA-binding protein NsdB produces MSGQPNTRLTDLFGLAGWSKGELARLVNRQAAAMGHPQLATDTSRVRRWIDTGEIPRDPVPRVLAALFTERLGRVVTIEDLGLVRHGRVGKRPGAGSAEAPDGVPWAPERTAAVLTEFTGMDLMLNRRGLVGAGVALTAGSALSSAMHDWLHTDPTLSADAPDLDDPLHADPAGFDRYEAAPIGWQEIEELERAVEVFRAWDAARGGGLQRKAVVGQLNEVGGMLAYRHPEPLQRRLWGVAANLAVLAGWMSHDVGLEPTAQKYFVIAAHAAREGGDRPRAGEALSRAARQMVHLGRPDDALDLMKLANSGSGEETLPRTKAMLYTVEAWAQASMGRGQAMRRTLGQAEDLFVSDKGDVPPPSWMQMFKAEDLYGMQALAYRTLAEHEPAAAVQAQYYAEKALELRVDGRQRSKIFDFLSMASACFIADDPEQAAGYARLALVSMGSNSSHRTWDRLREMYRLTAEYSSYPKIGELREEIKLSLPKQVKGRGTNSTRA; encoded by the coding sequence GTGAGCGGACAACCCAACACTCGTCTGACGGACCTGTTCGGCCTGGCCGGCTGGTCCAAGGGCGAGCTCGCGCGGCTGGTCAACCGGCAGGCGGCGGCCATGGGCCACCCCCAGCTGGCGACCGACACCTCGCGGGTGCGGCGGTGGATCGACACGGGAGAGATCCCGCGAGATCCCGTGCCGCGCGTACTGGCTGCACTGTTCACCGAGCGTCTCGGCCGTGTCGTGACCATAGAGGACTTAGGTCTGGTCCGGCACGGGCGTGTGGGGAAACGGCCGGGCGCCGGGAGTGCTGAAGCTCCCGACGGTGTGCCGTGGGCGCCCGAACGGACTGCCGCGGTCCTCACCGAATTCACGGGAATGGACCTCATGCTCAACCGACGCGGCTTGGTGGGTGCGGGCGTCGCGCTCACCGCAGGCTCCGCACTCAGCAGTGCCATGCACGACTGGCTGCACACCGACCCGACTCTCTCCGCCGACGCACCCGACCTCGACGATCCCCTGCACGCCGACCCCGCCGGTTTCGACCGGTACGAGGCCGCCCCCATCGGGTGGCAGGAGATCGAGGAACTGGAACGCGCCGTCGAGGTGTTCCGGGCCTGGGACGCCGCCCGCGGCGGCGGGCTCCAGCGCAAGGCAGTGGTGGGTCAGCTCAACGAGGTGGGCGGCATGCTCGCCTACCGACATCCCGAACCCCTTCAGCGGCGTCTGTGGGGCGTCGCCGCCAACCTCGCCGTCCTCGCCGGCTGGATGTCGCACGACGTCGGCCTGGAACCCACGGCCCAGAAGTACTTCGTCATCGCCGCCCACGCGGCCCGTGAGGGCGGCGACCGGCCGCGCGCCGGGGAGGCGCTCTCCCGGGCGGCTCGCCAGATGGTGCACCTTGGCCGGCCCGACGACGCGCTCGACCTCATGAAGCTCGCCAACTCCGGTTCGGGCGAGGAGACTTTGCCCCGCACCAAGGCCATGCTGTACACCGTCGAGGCCTGGGCGCAGGCGTCGATGGGGCGCGGTCAGGCGATGCGCCGCACTCTCGGGCAGGCCGAGGATCTCTTCGTCTCCGACAAGGGCGATGTTCCGCCGCCCAGTTGGATGCAGATGTTCAAGGCGGAGGACCTGTACGGCATGCAGGCGCTGGCCTATCGCACCCTGGCCGAGCACGAACCTGCCGCGGCCGTACAGGCCCAGTATTACGCGGAGAAGGCCCTGGAACTGAGGGTCGACGGCCGCCAGCGGTCGAAGATCTTCGACTTCCTGTCCATGGCCTCCGCCTGCTTCATCGCGGACGACCCCGAACAGGCCGCCGGATACGCGCGGTTGGCCCTGGTGTCGATGGGCTCGAACTCTTCCCACCGCACCTGGGACCGGCTGCGCGAGATGTACCGGCTCACCGCCGAGTACTCCAGCTATCCGAAGATCGGCGAACTCCGGGAAGAGATCAAACTGTCGCTGCCGAAGCAGGTGAAAGGAAGGGGTACCAACAGCACACGGGCGTAG
- a CDS encoding aminoglycoside phosphotransferase family protein — protein MYAASSSVSAPPRLLHPRPGGSGPYLDPARPGAPVLGAGAGRARRLPGIGTQPLSGRLDLSGPQGAQLRTAIASVHRICPEFAPVQVLRRSGRSVLLVGTTGRSTAVAKCLLDQSPAWAERIRHEIAAYRSFVRHRPPVRVPRLIAADPDNCTLVIERMPGRVAALQRHPAETPPRADIRAALGAICRLNAWRPPAGTFDAPLDYAARISRYHELGLLTDRDMGDLQKLVHGIAHSAGRQGMGQFCHGDALLSNILLSPAGPVLVDWEHAGWYLPGYDLATLWAVLGDAPVARRQISQLAQAAGPAARDAFLVNLMLVLTREIRTYELAVQRSMHEATPAAPGPAHPGAAPSGEEQRLLLRRLHDDCQLARRAVRAAVGTR, from the coding sequence ATGTACGCAGCATCGTCCTCCGTGTCCGCCCCTCCAAGGCTCCTGCACCCCCGCCCGGGTGGCAGCGGCCCTTACCTCGACCCCGCACGACCGGGGGCTCCCGTACTCGGCGCCGGTGCCGGCCGGGCGCGACGGCTGCCGGGGATCGGCACCCAGCCGCTCAGCGGCAGACTCGACCTGTCCGGTCCCCAGGGCGCGCAGCTGCGCACGGCCATCGCGTCGGTGCACCGGATCTGCCCGGAGTTCGCCCCGGTTCAGGTGCTGCGCCGCAGTGGACGCTCCGTGCTCCTGGTCGGGACGACGGGGCGGAGCACGGCCGTCGCGAAGTGTTTACTGGACCAGTCCCCAGCGTGGGCCGAGCGCATCCGGCACGAAATAGCCGCATACCGCTCGTTCGTGCGGCACCGCCCGCCGGTGCGGGTGCCCCGTCTGATCGCGGCGGACCCGGACAACTGCACGCTGGTCATCGAGCGGATGCCGGGCCGGGTCGCGGCCCTGCAGAGGCATCCGGCCGAGACACCGCCGCGTGCGGACATCAGGGCGGCGCTGGGCGCGATCTGCCGGCTCAACGCCTGGCGTCCACCGGCGGGTACGTTCGACGCCCCGCTGGACTACGCGGCACGTATCTCCCGGTACCACGAGCTGGGGCTCCTCACCGACCGGGACATGGGCGATCTCCAGAAGCTGGTGCACGGGATCGCGCACTCGGCGGGCCGCCAGGGCATGGGCCAGTTCTGCCACGGCGACGCACTCCTGTCCAACATCCTCCTCTCCCCGGCCGGTCCAGTGCTGGTGGACTGGGAGCACGCGGGCTGGTATCTGCCGGGGTACGACCTGGCAACGCTGTGGGCGGTCCTCGGTGACGCGCCGGTGGCAAGGCGGCAGATCAGCCAGCTCGCGCAGGCGGCGGGACCGGCGGCACGGGACGCCTTCCTGGTGAACCTGATGCTGGTACTGACGCGCGAGATCCGTACGTACGAACTGGCCGTGCAGCGTTCGATGCACGAGGCGACCCCGGCGGCACCGGGACCGGCCCATCCCGGTGCTGCGCCGTCCGGTGAGGAACAGCGGCTGCTGCTGAGGCGGCTGCACGACGACTGCCAACTGGCCCGACGGGCCGTGCGCGCGGCGGTCGGTACTCGCTGA
- a CDS encoding N-acetylmuramoyl-L-alanine amidase — translation MRGHATDPARPTDPGHRRLRRAAGALASAALLLPLLGAAPADSDASATGLQRSFSAAANKYHVPQSLLLAVSYIQSRWDTHAGAPSVTGGYGPMHLTDARTALADAPHHSEGTEDARGDSARPALHPTTEVPTQAELPPRLQTLTKAAELTGLPAEQLRTDPAANVAGGAALLAAAQRDLAEPLSADPADWYGAVARFSGADDTATAAAYADDVYDVLRTGEERTTDEGQLVALAARPGLAPDTAQLRRTGLRKVSAAGTECPSTVSCEWIPAPYEEFGEGDYGNHDLGDRPAGQSIRYIVVHDTEGAWDGVLTMVQDPTYVSWNYTLRSTDGHIAQHVKAKDVAWHAGNWYVNAKSIGLEHEGFLANPDAWYTEAMYRASARLVKYLADKYGIPLDRQHILGHDNVPGPTTSTVSGMHTDPGPYWDWQHYFTLLGRPFERTAHVRGDSPVVTIRPDYASNRPTYTGCVTSGQACAAHGSSEVRLYSQPDTSSALVKDIGTHPPGGVSTIGVNDIGSRVSTGQQYAVAERRGDWTAIWYLGQKAWFQNPAANPTAVASVGAVVTPKDGLTEIPVYGRAYPEASAYPAGVPAQAVSPLPYKLPAGQTYVAGEKVPGEYYYAVTFDAASHRVVVGKDQYYEIQFGHRVAFVRAADVRLTLS, via the coding sequence TTGCGAGGACATGCCACCGACCCCGCCCGCCCCACCGATCCCGGACACAGACGCCTGCGCAGAGCCGCCGGCGCGCTCGCCTCGGCGGCACTGCTTCTGCCCCTGCTCGGCGCGGCCCCGGCCGACAGCGACGCCTCGGCCACCGGGCTGCAGCGCTCCTTCTCCGCTGCGGCGAACAAGTACCACGTGCCGCAGAGCCTTCTGCTCGCCGTCTCCTACATCCAGTCCCGCTGGGACACACACGCCGGGGCGCCCAGCGTCACCGGCGGCTACGGCCCGATGCACCTCACTGACGCCCGTACCGCCCTCGCCGACGCCCCGCACCACAGCGAGGGCACGGAGGACGCGCGCGGCGACAGTGCCCGTCCGGCCCTGCACCCCACCACGGAGGTGCCGACACAGGCCGAACTCCCGCCCCGTCTGCAGACGTTGACGAAGGCGGCCGAGCTGACCGGCCTGCCCGCCGAGCAGCTCCGCACCGACCCGGCCGCCAATGTGGCCGGCGGCGCCGCGCTGCTGGCCGCCGCCCAACGGGACCTGGCCGAGCCGCTGAGCGCCGACCCGGCGGACTGGTACGGGGCGGTGGCCCGCTTCTCCGGCGCCGACGACACCGCGACGGCCGCGGCGTACGCCGATGACGTGTACGACGTACTGCGCACCGGCGAGGAGCGCACGACCGACGAGGGACAGCTGGTGGCCCTGGCCGCGCGTCCCGGACTGGCCCCCGACACCGCCCAGTTGCGGCGGACCGGGCTGCGGAAGGTGTCCGCGGCGGGCACCGAGTGCCCGTCGACGGTGTCCTGCGAGTGGATTCCGGCGCCGTACGAGGAGTTCGGCGAGGGCGACTACGGCAACCACGACCTGGGCGACCGGCCGGCCGGCCAGAGCATCCGGTACATCGTCGTCCATGACACGGAGGGTGCCTGGGACGGCGTACTGACCATGGTCCAGGACCCGACCTATGTGTCCTGGAACTACACGCTGCGCTCCACGGACGGGCACATCGCGCAGCACGTGAAGGCGAAGGACGTGGCCTGGCACGCGGGCAACTGGTACGTCAACGCCAAGTCGATCGGGCTGGAGCACGAGGGGTTCCTGGCGAACCCGGACGCCTGGTACACGGAGGCGATGTACCGGGCCTCGGCCCGGCTGGTGAAGTACCTGGCGGACAAGTACGGCATCCCGCTGGACCGGCAGCACATCCTCGGCCACGACAACGTGCCGGGCCCGACCACCTCGACGGTCTCAGGAATGCACACCGACCCGGGCCCGTACTGGGACTGGCAGCACTACTTCACGCTGCTGGGCCGCCCCTTCGAGCGGACGGCCCACGTGCGGGGCGACAGCCCAGTGGTGACGATCCGGCCGGACTACGCGTCGAACCGGCCCACGTACACGGGCTGCGTCACATCGGGCCAGGCGTGTGCGGCGCACGGGTCGAGCGAGGTGCGGCTGTACTCGCAGCCGGACACCTCGTCGGCGCTCGTCAAGGACATCGGGACGCATCCCCCGGGCGGCGTCTCGACGATCGGCGTGAACGACATCGGGTCGCGGGTCTCCACCGGCCAGCAGTACGCCGTCGCGGAGCGCAGGGGCGACTGGACGGCGATCTGGTATCTGGGCCAGAAGGCCTGGTTCCAGAACCCGGCCGCGAACCCGACGGCGGTGGCTTCCGTCGGCGCGGTCGTGACACCGAAGGACGGTCTGACGGAGATCCCGGTGTACGGGAGGGCGTACCCGGAGGCCTCGGCCTATCCGGCGGGTGTGCCTGCCCAGGCGGTTTCGCCGCTGCCGTACAAGCTGCCCGCGGGCCAGACGTACGTGGCCGGGGAGAAGGTGCCCGGCGAGTACTACTACGCCGTCACCTTCGACGCCGCCTCGCACCGGGTCGTGGTGGGCAAGGATCAGTACTACGAGATCCAGTTCGGCCACCGGGTGGCGTTCGTCCGGGCGGCGGACGTACGGCTCACCCTGTCCTGA